AAACCTCTTCATAAAAAAAGAGTTATCATTCAAAACCTTTTGATATTTCCCGGTGACTAGTCCTTTTCTTTGCAAACATGAAAATAATATTgactatggacttccaaaataTTAAGTTACTCCTGACATAATATAGTCCTTCATATGAGAAGTTAGACATATtcgttattatttattttatcaagTAAATGTGGTTCAGATTATTACTTAGAATTTGCTGTTTAAATTTTAAATTGCTGTTTAGTTTTATGAATATTACTGAGTTATGGTCTACATGTTTTTGTCTTCAATCTCTAACCAATTGAAGAAGACAAGCAAATTGTACTCATTAAGATGTGCTGTGGACAATGCAATTGTAATGTTCTGATTGCAATCATTGAGAGTTTCACTATTTATATTCAATATTTTTGGTCAATCTAGCAGTCATATGGTATGAAAGGACATATATATGGCAATTAGGAATTCCTGTGCTTGTGTAGGTTGACTTGTTTAGATAGAAGTCTTGTTATTCTTTATCAAGTAAAAGTGGATGTAtatattgttttttattttattttatagttttGCAAATCATGACATGTACACATGTGATCACAGGGGTCCAACATATGGTTATAGGGGGAAAGTGGTTCTTGCATTTGAAGATAATGAGGCCTCTAAGATCGGCGTCAGGTTCGATAAATCAATTCCAGAAGGCAATGATCTTGGTGGTCTCTGCGAGGAAGACCATGGTTTTTTTTGTGCTGGTAGTTTTCTGCTACTGtccattttaaaaaatttcatcTTTGTGTGTGTTGCCCATCAATTTGGAATAACTAAGTATGTCTTGCTGCTGAAACTTGACCTTTTTTCTTACACAGCTGACTTGCTCCGCGTTGATAGCTCGAGCAGTGATGATATTGATAAACTGGCCATTGATGAActctttgaggtaattttcaTGTACATAATAGCTTTCCTTTCTTGGACTAGTATTCAAGTTTCTTTCCTTTAATTTACTCTGTTTTACATATGTAGGTTGCTTCAAAAGAAAGTAAAAGTGGTGCATTAGTTTTACTTGTCAAAGACATTGAGAAGTCTATGGTGGGAAATCCTGAGGCCTATGCTGCTTTCAAGGTTAAACTTGAACATTTACCAGAGAATGTTGTTGTCATAGCTTCCTATACCCAAACAGACAACCGAAAGGAGAAAGTATGTAAGAGCATAGTTGTCTTGCTTTCCGTTGAGATCAAATTCTGACTCGTGAGACTGATAAATTCTTTTATGCTTTCCAGTCACATCCTGGTGGACTGCTGTTTACAAAGTTAGGAAGTAACCAAACAGCGTTGCTTGACCTTGCCTTCCCAGTATGTGAATCCGTTTATCTCTTTTATATGCTCTTTTTTCCTCAATAACTTGTTCTCTAGTTTTCTCCTTCCAATGCAAGGAAGGTCAGGCTTATAGTAATTGAATTTATACTTTACCTTTTAAAGAAAAGGGATCTGCAAGGAGCTTTCTggccttttttcttctttcactttttatattttctttattcttttagtTTGTCGAGTGGTGATGAATAGCTGGGTTGTAATTGGGGAGGCCTTAAGATGGCATCTATGTACTCTGAAGATGCATTGCTTTGTGTTAAAATGAGTTGCCTCTGATTTGTTATTTTCCTATGCCTAACACCATGTAAATCAAGATTACTTGCTCGAACATTTTTTTACCTACAGTACAAAAACCTGTTTCTCCATCATGGTCTATATGTTCAGGAGTTCAGTTATGGAGTACTCGGTTTCTTATTCTATTGTAAGAAGCTTCAAGGCAATTTATGTAATCACGAATTGCATTTTAGAATCACATAAAGCATCAACAACTATGCCTCAGTCCCAAGCAAGTTGGGATAGGCAATATGAATCCTTGCTGACCATGTTACTCAGTTTAAACTCATCTCATGCTACTGCACTTGTAAAATAACTGATGTCGATGCATTGCAATGTCTTCGGTTTTCCAGGATAATTTTGGTAGGTTGCATGATAGAAGCAAAGAAACCCCTAAAACAATGAAGCAGCTCATCCGTCTTTTCCCCAACAAAGTTACCATACAGCTACCTCAGGTAAATTCTTAGTTCACGCATACGCTTGCCAACTGTAAATATTGTGTGATTGAAGCATTTAGTATGTATCTTAATTGTGGCAGGATGAAGCATTATTATCTGACTGGAAGCAACAGCTAGAACGGGATATTGAAACTTTGAAATCTCAGTCCAACATCGCAAGCATTCGCAATGTGAGAGCTCCTTCTGCCCCAGCTTAAGGAACCTTTGTTTGCCAAGGGCAAAGGCCTTTTTGTCTTCTCCTTTCAATGCTTTTGGGCTGTACAGCATGTAGGACTGTTCACATGGATACCTTCAGTtttagaaaaatgaaacatctcccTAGCTTAGCCGATTTTCATTCTCTTGCCCTTGTTCTGGATATTACCTAAATCCACCTTCTTATAGGCCTATCTCTTTTcaaaagacaacaacaacaacaatcggggtgtaatcccataagtggggtctggggagggtagtgtgtatgcatgTCTTACTCCTACATGTGCTCTTCTCAAAAGAGCGAAGGTTTATTTATTTTAGGATGaatgttttcattttttgtatttatgGGCGATTAGCCTAAAAAGTAGATGAGTATAATGAATTTCTTAACTGTATCCTCAATTTATTGACTGATTGAAGTATCCTAACTTTCAGGTTTTGAGTCGTATAGGAATTGATTGCCCTGACCTCGAAACTTTATGCATAAAAGATCAAGCATTAACAAGTGAGAGTAAGTATTCCTCGAAGTTGGGCTTTTTGTGTTTGAAATTGTTAACATGATTATAATATATTTTCATGTTCTCCTTGTGATTGTGATAGGTGTGGAAAAGATAATAGGCTGGGCCTTGAGCCACCACTTTATGCACAAATCTGAGTCGTCAATAAAAGAGGCCAAGCTGGTTATCTCTGGTGAAAGGTCAAACTAAATTTTACTATCTAATTCATACTGTTGGAAGATTTGCACTAtaatgtcatcttattttgctattTTGGGCAACTGAAGGGTTCTTTTGGTTTTGGGGGGTTGACAAAAGGAGGCATGGACTGATATGTCTTATATTTGATCTGACAGCATTGGTTATGGACTCAATATTTTGCAAGGCACCCAAAATGAAACCAAGAGTCTGAAAAAATCTCTTAAGGTGAAGTCTCTGTTTTTTGCAAATTCAATTTTGtaaataggttgccttttgttgTTAACTTCATGAAGCAGAGTATTAATGCTCGAGTTTTCAGGATGTGGCTACTGagaatgattttgaaaaaagaCTACTTGCGGATGTTATTCCGCCTTGCGATATTGGGGTTACTTTTGATGACATTGGGGCCCTGGAAAATGTCAAGGATACTTTGAAAGAGTTGGTGATGCTGCCACTTCAGAGGCCTGAATTGTTCTGTAAAGGACAGCTGACAAAGGTGAAAAGATTTCCTTGACGTTGAAATCCATTTGGATCTATATCTTCGTCgggattctttatttttttgtttacaTAGGGAGTGGGGTTTGGTGTAATTTTTTCATCATTCACGCACTTCTATTGCTGATGAAGATATCATGTATAGCCTTGCAAGGGAATATTGCTTTTTGGGTCCCCTGGTACCGGTAAAACAATGCTTGCAAAAGCTGTTGCTACGGAGGCTGGTGCGAACTTTATTAATATATCAATGTCAAGCATTACTTCAAAGGTACAACCTATGTCTTGTTTTTGTGTTTACCATTTCGTCTTTTAAAGCCCTTCTTTTAATGGCTTACAACTTTTTCTTGATTGTAGTGGTTTGGTGAAGGAGAGAAGTTTGTCAAAGCAGTCTTCTCATTAGCTAGTAAAATAGCTCCTAGTGTTGTTTTTGTTGATGAGGTTGGTAAAATTTACTTCATATTTCCCTTTCTCTAACTTCTTATATTTATGATAAAGTTAACGTATCTCTGTCACATGTGTGCCTTATACAAAGTGTGTCTCCTCTTTTAAGTTGACAATATACTCTTTAGCTTATATGTTATGTAAATGTATCTGCCATCCTTTTTTTACTGCAAGTTGTCTTTTGCTTTCTTAAAAAGACTGTTATGTTTACCCTCTTCGCACCTCCATTCTTCTGGTCTATTAGGTGGATAGCATGCTAGGAAGACGAGAAAATCCTGGCGAGCATGAAGCCATGCGGAAAATGAAGAATGAATTCATGGTGAATTGGGATGGCTTGCGTACAAAGGACAAGGAGCGAGTGCTTGTACTTGCTGCAACCAATAGACCATTCGACCTTGATGAAGCAGTTATTAGGAGGCTTCCACGAAGGTAAATTTAATCAACCAGGGATTTTCTTAGCTAATTAATCGGAAGAGAGAAGACAAAATGGGAAGAACATTCGTTTGTTACTAGTTTATTGGGAATCATTACTAGTTTATTGGGAATCATAACGTTTAGTGCACCTTTGATGCAGGCTGATGGTAAACTTGCCAGATGCTCCGAACAGGGAGAAAATTTTGAGAGTGATATTGGCCGAGGAAGAGTTAGCACCAAATGTTGATCTCAAAGCTATTGCTAATATGACTGAGGGTTATTCTGGGAGTGATTTAAAGGTCTGCTGGGTGATCCTGTATCTTTATATGAATTATTAACTGACTTTCTATGTGTTAGGAGTTTTAACGCCCCAATGACTGGTTTTCCtccctttattttttttattcaatgtCACAAGTCATGCTTGTCACCTTCTTATATTTCTGTTCACAGAATTTGTGTGTCACAGCTGCTCATTGCCCAATTAGAGAAATTTTGGAGAAAGAGAAAAAGGTCAGTTGACTGTGTTCACTCAAACTGGTTTCATATGTTTCTGTTTCCATCCAACAGTTGGTTGAATTTGTGATTTTGATTGACATGTAAACATGCTCTTCCTAAAGTTGTGTACTAGCTTTTTTCATTCCcagatatgtgcttctatttatgTTGGAATCATTATCATCAGCCTGTGTCGTTCATACTGTCATAAGCTAATTAAGTACTTGGGATGTAACTTAACTCGCATTATTTCAGGAAAGAGCATTGGCAGTTGCAGAGAGCAGGCCTGTCCCTTCATTGCATAGTAGTGCGGACATTCGTCCTCTTAACATTGATGATTTTAACTATGCACATGAACAGGTATGTTTTATGGCCTCCTGCACAGTGGTAAAACTTGCTCTTGGAAATTAGACTAAGATCTAAGGGTTTTTATTATAACCTCAACCGTACATATCACTGTTCTTCACTTTCCATGCTCTTCACTTCCATTAAATGCACTTCTACATGGTTTGATGCTATATTTCTGTATCATCTTTGCCTTTCATATTCCTGGAGTGAGCTTTTGTCAATTTGACTTGTACACAAGATTAATGGTTGTGTAAATGTGTATCAATTGGTAGGATCAAAACTGTAATTATTTGGACCTAGTCTGTTTTAAGCTTTTTATCATGGTAGAGGAGCATTGTGCATGTGCATGTTCATGGTAGAGGAGCATTGTGCATGTAAGAAGGAGCTTCATGCCTTATTGCATGTTAAAATGCAGGTTTGTGCTAGTGTATCATCAGAATCGGCAAACATGAATGAACTTCTTCAGTGGAATGAATTATATGGTGAAGGTGGATCAAGGAAGAAGAAATCTCTCAGCTATTTCATGTAGAGACATTTTAACTGTATAGTGTTgctttatttatttagtttttaaatctACCCAAGCTGGTTGCAGCGGACCTGCATTCATGGAAATCCATTTCAGGTTCCCGGAGTCTCTCCCCCGTTGGCCAAATGTGGCGAATGTGTATTATAGTTAGTTTTATAGGTATTTATATCAGCAAGTGCAGGTTATGAAATATCTATCTGAAGCTTGTCTTCCAATTTTCACCTGATTAGATCTCTGTATATACCAATtgatttatttaataaataataaacagtCTCATGTCTTTCGACACTTTTTTTTGGATAAGTTTGTTCCGCTGTAGCATGCAATTGCCGGGCTAACTGAAGGAACAAAGATAACACTTTGGGATGGCAGCGAGAAGTAAAGCGCCCCTGTCGCTCCATTTAGTTTTGCATTGTTGCAGTTAATTCTATTGTCATATTTTACGCCAAATAATTGTTGAAGTAAATACCAGGAAGACAACCACAAAAGAAAATGCTGAAGAAGTGTCAGGTGAGAGGATGCTAATTTCCCCGCTCCCCCTTACATGATGCCAACAAAACAGTTTGGGGGGGAGTGCACCGTTAGCCACTAATAATACATGTATTGACTtttaagccactgtttaaaatgtctttagtctttagccattgttttaataaattttactTGCCCTGACGAAAACACCCTTCTACTCAtaaaagttcaggaccaagtgtccttaactttttaacttgcaactctaagttcaggactatatgtccttaacttttgaacttgaaactcaaagttCAGGATCACctatccttaatttctgtgcttgtaactctaagttaaggactatttgtccttaacttttgagcttgtaagtctaagttcaggacctattgtccttaacttttgagcttgttaatctaagttcaggaccaagtgttcTTAGGTTTTGAGCTTGTAATTGtaagtttaggaccaagtgtccttaacttttgagtttgttagtctaagttgaggacctattgtccttaacttttgagcttcttagcctaagttcaagacctattgtccttaacttttgagcttgttagtctaagttcaggacttcaggccCTATTGTCCTTaaattttgaacttgtaactgtaagttcaggacctattgtccttaactttcaTTTTGAAATTTAGGAAACTTCTGGTTCTTAATTAAGATATCTTGTTTaccttatttctttttttaattgcTACTAATTAAGACTCTACTTTAGAGTCTGTTCTAGACCAAAGAAAACATAAACTACAAATCAAGTAGCAAACCAGATAGAAAAGCTTGAGATTTCTTAAGAGTGCAGTATCTCTCTGTTGAATTGTATAGTCTGTCATTAATCCccaagaaagagagagagagggaacTGGGTTGGCTAGTGAGATGAGCTCACCTGGTCGATCCGAGGAGGAGAAAAGGAACAAAGAGCAAGGATTTTTGACACTGAAGCGAAGATGTGTTGGGCCAAGGCGGGGtcaagagatagaagaaagggtaacatcatcttttcatattaattttaatagactaaTGACTAATTTTGCTCAGCATTAAAAAtgctggataaaaagtaaataccactttaaaaagtgGCTACCCCACGCAATTTTTACAACAGTTGCAGTAAGCAAATGTGAGCACTGTTTTTCTGGGTAAAGTTATACTTGGGCGAGCGAGATGAAGTCTGAAAGCGCAGTATATTGAACCTGTTTTGACCTCTATTGTCATCGATCCAGAAATTAGCCTTCAGAACattgtatttatatatttttgtcaAATTTTTTGCACTGTGCATTACCATATTTGTTTTGCTAAAATAAACACTGCTTGTGAATTGATTTACTGTACCTAGTGGTGGCAAAAtagttaaaaaaaatagttaatcattcatattatccactaaaaaatgggttgggtAATGAgtttttttaaaaacgggtcaaatatggataagaactatattatccatttagaaaatagataactaatgagtttaacttttatatttgtaaagcctcaaattgggggttcctcaagtctGAGAGACTAGGAATTCTTCCAAAAGCAAGCCTCGGTTAACTCATCTTTTATCAATATTACATATGGATCGGGTCGattaatttatccgttttttcattACCCATTTTTGACTCGACCCGACCAGCCTGTTTGCCTCCCCTAACTATACGCAAACAAAAACCTTCATAAACTCTAATTGTCGTTCATGTGCCTATCACTCTTTTCTTATCCTTCATCGTCAAAAGAAGAATTTGAACGTCAAATTCAAGTGTTCTGCTTTTTCATTTGAAATTCTTTGGGTCCTGAGTTGTCTAGAACCAAATAATGTTGACAATAACACCTTATACCACGTTGGCAAGTCCTTCCTCCCCAGATAATTCATATACCCACCGGAGTTGAAAAGTACAAATTATCAATTTATGCATTGACAATTCAGTTTTCAAGGCAAGAAGAGAAAACTTCTAGATTTGTCTAGTTTGTTACAAACGAGCAAGACACTAGATTCCTGAGACGTAATGTTTCCCCTCTCAACTTCAAATAACTTTTTCTATTAATAAATACTATACTATTCAAACCATTATACTTTTGAAAATGTGTTTCTAGATAATTTGTTCTTTGGGCTCATTCGCCAGCCATACGAGTCCATTCACTCCTCGTGGACATCAACTAAAAGGTGCGACAGTACATTCCAATCCAAAATCATGTTGTACCCTTCTTCATATTAAACAACTCTTTTCTAACATATCCAATATCTCCCGTATAATAGCCAGTATTCCAAATTAAGTCCTTAGACCTAATCACTGTCCacgatgaatcccaaatcactctaaccTCCTCCCAAGGCATGTAATCATCATATCACAAAACTCATATGCTACCCTGTCACTCTCCCACTTTTGTCACactcactcctttaagcaactactcaacTCCTacttctcacacttggccttctagaagtttaaccaccgcaagacacctctctcatgtccttcctcatccttcgttgcccagttgttgccttaagtcAAAATCCATTTTATAGCACCTGAACCAACAGATCGCCACCAGCTCTAAACCtctccgaagatcatcttccttgagctcTCAACACCAGGGACACCGATTCAATCTTGAACCACCGCATACCGCGATCTATGACAGCTGCTTCCTCGAAACTAGTTCACAATACCCTGCCTCCAAAGgcaaattgaagaagaccataacaccaacGAACTTCACACATTCAACAAGGACAACAATGCCATATCACAGATGGAAATTCCTCCACacttgaaaataccaagtctcgtcacTCCATTAACTTGAaaattcatagtccgattgcctttcccccGCCGAAATAAAATatcgaatctctgaatcatgcaccgagtaaacctcctttcaggtcattcactgccccgacacatagacaagcatcctaccatcacatcaatactatGCGATACcaactcatgagcatcatagcaacctagGCATAGTCTTAAAGCTATCAGAAGTATAGCTACTAAGCTGAAATGACAAAGTATCCTTCCCCAAGGCGACAACTATAGCCTAAATCAATTACGCAGGGATAAACATCCTGCACAACATCCGTAGTACCATTATGATTCCTCAATTCCCGATCGATAGCAAgcacttcacgtcgcataagattgaataggaataaataaaggcataagcctcaaaagaatcaaattgcacgatgaggaatcaagaaggaaagtgctcctagcagtcctgtagcctctcgaagataagcacagatgtctccgtaccgatccgcaagactctactagacttgctcatgactcgtgagacccaagtgagcatagtgctctgataccatgttgtcactaCTTAAAAttcgttaaaggtcgtgatggcgccggataccactgtcaggcaagccgaCACCAAATAGTTAAttaagttctcattttaatatattCGAAATCACAAATTTCTTTCAATTTAACTAGTATAAGGTGAACTTTACAgaacaataaaaaaatattttccaattccaGTACtgacccataatcatcccagaacccggtgtcacaagtgcatgaacatttgctagaaaataaaataaaatacaataactgtccggaataaaAATTTGGAGGAAAGATAATACAAGTGCTCTGAAGGAGCTTctactggctgcggatcgtaacatgagatgcagctcacctaagtccccgtatcaaCCACACCGCTGCGCCCATGAGGCCACTAGGCATGCATGTGCttgtacaacaaaatgtacaacaagtgtagtatgagtacgaaaacaatgtgtacccagtaagtatccagtctaacctcaaagaagtagtgacgag
Above is a window of Nicotiana tabacum cultivar K326 chromosome 8, ASM71507v2, whole genome shotgun sequence DNA encoding:
- the LOC107811247 gene encoding uncharacterized protein LOC107811247 → MVETRRSSSSSKRPLSSPSSSPLPNGKRSKAAEALSSTNDTLGGKTQGAVNESAEQEVRSADLAAAATVLKSSDASLPLKSPENQVDGEPLVSPMTLGHSVIDAAEKAKLNGSKAKKRQLKSNVVGAAWAQLISQCSQNPHFVMHRPTYSVGQGRQCDLCIGDPSVSKSLCNLKHIEQEKGGFVTLLEITGKKGDVQVNSKVYPKMSTVPLNDGDEVVFGSSGQHAYIFNIITNDNKSSLPHPISILEAHSGSVKGLHFEARSGDPSTVAVASALASLSNLEKELSLLPPSSQNGKDVKEGSEMSRLPAANGVADKHDLDIDMKDASDHSDLPGVLLREKTGVISPDTRNENMNLDGALDSDDAEIGKISGAAQELRPLLHVLAGSSAEFDLSGNFSRNFEERREICKLLRDFDPPILTSTRHQAFKDLLQQGLLDSKNIDVSFENFPYYLSETTKNVLIASTYIHLKCHKFTKYASDLPTLCPRILLSGPAGSEIYQETLAKALAKFFGARLLIVDSLLLPGGSTAKDIDSVKESSKPERASTFAKRAAQVAALHLNKKPASSVEADITGGSTISSHAQPKQEASTASSSYLFSCDRVKYVGPLQSGISPLQTPLRGPTYGYRGKVVLAFEDNEASKIGVRFDKSIPEGNDLGGLCEEDHGFFCAADLLRVDSSSSDDIDKLAIDELFEVASKESKSGALVLLVKDIEKSMVGNPEAYAAFKVKLEHLPENVVVIASYTQTDNRKEKSHPGGLLFTKLGSNQTALLDLAFPDNFGRLHDRSKETPKTMKQLIRLFPNKVTIQLPQDEALLSDWKQQLERDIETLKSQSNIASIRNVLSRIGIDCPDLETLCIKDQALTSESVEKIIGWALSHHFMHKSESSIKEAKLVISGESIGYGLNILQGTQNETKSLKKSLKDVATENDFEKRLLADVIPPCDIGVTFDDIGALENVKDTLKELVMLPLQRPELFCKGQLTKPCKGILLFGSPGTGKTMLAKAVATEAGANFINISMSSITSKWFGEGEKFVKAVFSLASKIAPSVVFVDEVDSMLGRRENPGEHEAMRKMKNEFMVNWDGLRTKDKERVLVLAATNRPFDLDEAVIRRLPRRLMVNLPDAPNREKILRVILAEEELAPNVDLKAIANMTEGYSGSDLKNLCVTAAHCPIREILEKEKKERALAVAESRPVPSLHSSADIRPLNIDDFNYAHEQVCASVSSESANMNELLQWNELYGEGGSRKKKSLSYFM